The following proteins are co-located in the Pelecanus crispus isolate bPelCri1 chromosome 5, bPelCri1.pri, whole genome shotgun sequence genome:
- the RPRM gene encoding protein reprimo has product MNGSAAAGLLAGGGAVLELERALRCCTAASVVTDGGGTAAAAAGDERSLYIVRVVQIAVMCVLALTVVFGIFFLGCNLLIKSEGMINFLVKDRRPSKEVEAVVVGPY; this is encoded by the coding sequence atgaacggctcggcggcggcggggctgctggcgggcggcggcgcggtgctggagctggagcgGGCCCTGCGCTGCTGCACCGCGGCCTCCGTGGTCACCGACGGCGGcgggacggcggcggcggcggcgggggacgAGCGGAGCCTGTACATCGTGCGGGTGGTGCAGATCGCCGTCATGTGCGTGCTGGCCCTCACCGTCGTCTTCGGCATCTTCTTCCTGGGCTGCAACCTCCTCATCAAGTCCGAGGGCATGATCAACTTTCTGGTCAAGGACCGCCGGCCGTCCAAGGAGGTGGAGGCGGTGGTGGTGGGGCCCTACTGA